Proteins encoded together in one Deltaproteobacteria bacterium window:
- a CDS encoding succinate dehydrogenase cytochrome b subunit: MRLLSSTVGRKAVMAVTGLVMVLFVIVHLLGNTTIFSGPGGINAYSAKLHGLGPFVWVFRLFLAAMLALHVIFGTLLTLENRAANPGKYAVKKMLKATFAGETMIWTGTLLLAFLVYHLLQFTVRITPDIIPEAVAVRPGNVFAMVVASFRSTPISLVYVGAMVVLFLHLSHGIQSIFQSVGLNNDKTLPQFNACGKLVSTLLLLGFSSIPVLILAGLGIFAR, translated from the coding sequence GCACGGTAGGAAGGAAGGCGGTGATGGCGGTCACGGGGCTCGTCATGGTCCTGTTCGTCATCGTCCACCTGCTGGGCAACACCACCATCTTCTCCGGCCCCGGAGGCATCAACGCGTATTCCGCGAAGCTGCACGGGCTGGGCCCCTTCGTCTGGGTCTTCCGGCTCTTCCTGGCCGCCATGCTGGCGCTCCACGTGATCTTCGGGACGCTGCTGACGCTCGAGAACCGGGCGGCGAACCCCGGCAAGTACGCCGTGAAGAAAATGCTGAAGGCGACCTTCGCCGGCGAGACGATGATCTGGACCGGCACCCTGCTGCTGGCGTTCCTCGTCTACCACCTGCTGCAGTTCACCGTCCGGATCACGCCCGACATCATCCCCGAGGCGGTCGCGGTCCGACCGGGCAACGTCTTCGCGATGGTCGTCGCCAGCTTCCGGAGCACGCCGATCTCCCTGGTCTACGTCGGCGCGATGGTGGTCCTGTTCCTGCACCTGTCCCACGGGATCCAGAGCATCTTCCAGTCGGTGGGGCTGAACAACGACAAGACGCTGCCGCAGTTCAACGCGTGCGGAAAGCTGGTCTCCACGCTCCTGCTGCTGGGGTTCAGCTCGATTCCCGTGCTCATCCTCGCCGGCCTCGGCATTTTCGCCAGATAG